From a single Longimicrobium sp. genomic region:
- a CDS encoding metal ABC transporter permease — protein MVPEQEIQWIAAVTAAACALPGVFLVLRRMALMSDAISHAILLGIVIGFFITENIASPLLVAAAALTGVLTVSLVEVINRTHLVREDAAIGLVFPALFSIGVILISRFAGSVHLDVDAVLLGELAFAPFNRLVVNGVDLGPRILWLMSAILLLNAAFIAAFYKELKLTTFDAALAGALGFAPGLVHYAFMTLVSVTAVGAFDAVGSILVVALMIAPPSAAYLLTDRLPRMIGLSVAIGVASSLSGYWMSYLFDVSIAGSMATMTGVAFGLVFLLAPERGLLALARRRARQRWEFAQTMLAIHLMNHEDSPDAAEENRESHLHAHLRWEQDFARRVIRRAEGTGWLSRADDDALQLTERGRAAAREAVGA, from the coding sequence ATGGTGCCCGAACAGGAGATCCAGTGGATCGCCGCGGTTACGGCGGCGGCGTGCGCGCTTCCCGGCGTGTTCCTGGTGCTGCGCCGGATGGCGCTGATGAGCGATGCCATCAGCCACGCCATCCTGCTGGGCATCGTCATCGGCTTCTTCATCACCGAGAACATCGCCTCGCCGCTGCTGGTGGCGGCGGCGGCGCTCACCGGCGTGCTCACGGTGTCGCTGGTGGAGGTGATCAACCGCACGCACCTGGTGCGCGAGGACGCGGCGATCGGCCTGGTGTTTCCCGCGCTGTTCAGCATCGGGGTGATCCTGATTTCGCGCTTCGCCGGGAGCGTGCACCTGGACGTGGACGCCGTGCTGCTGGGCGAGCTGGCCTTTGCGCCGTTCAATCGCCTGGTGGTGAACGGGGTAGACCTGGGGCCGCGCATCCTGTGGCTGATGAGTGCCATCCTGCTGCTGAACGCCGCCTTCATCGCCGCGTTCTACAAGGAGTTGAAGCTCACTACGTTCGATGCGGCGCTGGCGGGCGCGCTGGGCTTTGCGCCGGGCCTCGTGCACTACGCCTTCATGACACTGGTGTCCGTTACCGCGGTCGGCGCCTTCGACGCGGTGGGGAGCATCCTGGTGGTGGCGCTGATGATCGCCCCGCCGTCCGCCGCGTACCTGCTGACGGACCGGCTTCCGCGGATGATCGGGCTGAGCGTGGCGATCGGCGTGGCGAGCTCGCTTTCGGGCTACTGGATGTCGTACCTGTTCGACGTCTCGATCGCGGGATCGATGGCCACGATGACGGGCGTAGCGTTCGGGCTGGTGTTCCTGCTCGCTCCGGAGCGCGGGCTGCTGGCGCTGGCGCGGCGGCGCGCGCGGCAGAGGTGGGAGTTCGCGCAGACCATGCTGGCCATCCACCTGATGAACCACGAGGATTCGCCCGACGCGGCCGAGGAGAACCGCGAGTCGCACCTTCACGCGCACCTGCGCTGGGAGCAGGACTTCGCCCGCCGCGTGATCCGCCGCGCGGAGGGCACCGGCTGGCTATCGCGCGCGGACGACGACGCGCTGCAGTTGACGGAGCGCGGACGCGCCGCGGCGCGCGAGGCGGTCGGGGCCTGA
- a CDS encoding DUF72 domain-containing protein, which produces MSIRIGTQGWNYTAWVGPFYPEGTRPIEFLRTYAQAFTTVEVDSTFYAIPPAKSVRGWAQRTPDGFLFALKMPQEVTHERRLRDADTVTDEFLDRARELGPKLGPVLVQMGPDFGPDEFAALERFVGRLPRDVRFAVEVRQSRWMADAVLPRLLSLLESHGAALALSDGKWIPRETMTELAAAPTADFHYIRWMGPNRDIVDYSHLQFDRSGEIRSWAEVLKTIAGRGVSVFGYFNNHFAGHSPANARELQSLLGQAPVDPKAIGEQISLF; this is translated from the coding sequence GTGAGCATTCGAATCGGTACGCAGGGCTGGAACTACACGGCGTGGGTGGGGCCCTTCTATCCCGAAGGCACCAGGCCCATCGAGTTCCTGCGCACCTACGCCCAGGCGTTCACCACGGTGGAGGTCGATTCAACGTTTTACGCCATCCCCCCGGCCAAGTCGGTCCGCGGATGGGCGCAGCGCACGCCGGACGGGTTCCTGTTCGCGCTGAAGATGCCGCAGGAGGTGACGCACGAGCGCCGGCTGCGCGACGCCGACACGGTCACCGACGAGTTCCTGGACCGGGCCCGCGAGCTGGGGCCCAAGCTGGGGCCGGTGCTGGTGCAGATGGGGCCGGACTTCGGGCCCGACGAGTTCGCCGCGCTCGAGCGGTTCGTCGGGCGCCTCCCTCGCGACGTGCGGTTCGCGGTGGAGGTGCGCCAGAGCCGGTGGATGGCGGACGCCGTGCTCCCGCGGCTGCTGTCGCTGCTGGAGTCGCACGGGGCGGCGCTGGCGCTCAGCGACGGAAAGTGGATTCCGCGCGAAACGATGACGGAGCTGGCCGCCGCGCCCACGGCGGACTTCCACTACATCCGGTGGATGGGCCCCAACCGCGACATCGTGGACTACTCGCACCTGCAGTTCGACCGTTCGGGCGAAATCCGCTCCTGGGCCGAGGTGCTGAAGACGATCGCGGGCCGGGGTGTCAGCGTGTTCGGATACTTCAACAACCACTTCGCCGGCCACAGCCCCGCCAACGCCCGCGAGCTGCAGTCCCTGCTGGGCCAGGCCCCGGTGGACCCCAAGGCCATCGGCGAGCAGATCTCGCTGTTCTGA